Proteins from one Parvibaculum lavamentivorans DS-1 genomic window:
- a CDS encoding hemolysin family protein encodes MLSNIIILLVLILLNGFFSMSEMAVVSSRRQRLQAMLTRRKRTEGASPAGPEAALQLQAEPGRFLSSVQIGITLVGVFTGAFGGATLAGPISSFMVDWPWIGPYAQELAFGFVVIILTYLSLILGELVPKRIALSNPEAIASGIARPMGTLAKILGPAVTFLSWSTEAVLRVYGITGQQVPRVTEEEIRHMVEEGAASGAIEGVERDIVNRVFLLGDTRVAEIMTPRVQMTWLDAEEAVEKNLALIRQSQRMRYPVRRGANGPFIGMVRLEDLHLQPRTNEELLARMSPPLYIPRTASVLKALSTLQSESMFMAFIIDEYGDVVGTLTMSEIFFAMIGDLSDHANERNPAVTIREDGSWIIDGVVSVDEIRRLLKLHKLPGDESNEVNTLAGVMFNWFGRLPREGDYFAWNGYRFEVVDMDGPRIDKILIVPAQNLPIGNALARSAD; translated from the coding sequence ATGCTCTCGAACATCATCATCCTGCTCGTTCTGATCCTGCTGAACGGGTTTTTCTCGATGTCGGAGATGGCGGTCGTGTCCTCGCGCCGTCAGCGCCTTCAGGCCATGTTGACCCGGCGCAAGCGAACCGAGGGGGCGAGCCCCGCCGGGCCCGAAGCCGCCCTCCAGCTTCAGGCCGAGCCCGGCCGCTTCCTTTCCTCGGTGCAGATCGGCATCACCCTGGTCGGCGTCTTCACCGGCGCCTTCGGCGGCGCGACGCTCGCCGGCCCCATTTCCTCCTTCATGGTGGATTGGCCCTGGATCGGTCCTTACGCGCAGGAACTGGCCTTCGGCTTCGTCGTCATCATCCTCACTTATCTCTCGCTCATCCTCGGCGAGCTGGTGCCGAAGCGCATCGCCCTGTCGAACCCGGAGGCGATTGCGTCGGGCATCGCCCGTCCCATGGGCACGCTCGCGAAAATCCTCGGCCCCGCCGTCACCTTCCTCTCCTGGTCGACGGAAGCCGTCTTGCGCGTCTATGGCATCACCGGCCAGCAGGTGCCGCGCGTCACCGAAGAAGAAATCAGGCACATGGTGGAGGAGGGCGCCGCCTCCGGCGCCATCGAGGGCGTCGAGCGCGACATCGTGAACCGCGTCTTCCTGCTGGGAGATACGCGCGTCGCCGAAATCATGACGCCGCGCGTCCAGATGACATGGCTCGACGCCGAGGAAGCGGTGGAGAAAAACCTCGCCCTCATCCGTCAGTCCCAGCGCATGCGCTATCCGGTGCGGCGCGGCGCCAATGGCCCCTTCATCGGCATGGTGCGCCTCGAAGACCTGCACCTCCAGCCGCGCACCAATGAGGAGCTGCTCGCGCGCATGTCGCCGCCGCTCTACATCCCGCGCACGGCAAGCGTCCTGAAGGCCCTGAGCACGCTCCAGTCGGAAAGCATGTTCATGGCTTTCATCATCGACGAATATGGCGACGTCGTCGGCACGCTCACCATGTCGGAAATCTTCTTCGCCATGATCGGCGACCTGTCGGACCACGCCAATGAGCGCAACCCCGCCGTCACCATCCGCGAGGACGGCTCATGGATCATCGACGGCGTCGTCTCGGTCGACGAAATCCGCCGCCTGCTGAAACTCCACAAGCTGCCGGGCGATGAAAGCAACGAAGTGAACACGCTCGCCGGCGTCATGTTCAACTGGTTCGGCCGCCTGCCGCGCGAAGGCGACTACTTCGCCTGGAACGGCTACCGCTTCGAAGTCGTCGACATGGACGGCCCCCGCATCGACAAAATCCTCATCGTCCCCGCCCAGAACCTGCCGATAGGCAACGCCCTGGCGCGGAGTGCGGATTAG
- a CDS encoding FAD-binding oxidoreductase, giving the protein MKPTPEILQRLKDAVGPKGFVDGESDMAPYLAERRELYRGRAAAVVRPASVGEVSAVMRIAHEAGVHVVPQGGNTGLVGGQVPDESGEEIVLSLSRMNAVRGIDVENNTLTVDAGVTLAAAQEAAREADRLFPLSLASEGSCQIGGNLSTNAGGTQVLRYGNARDLVLGLEVVMANGDVWDGLTGLRKDNTGYDLKQIFLGSEGTLGIITGAVLKLFPRPLSVETAFAAVPGVEAAVKLLRVADGLSGGQVSTFELVPRIGVEFVTRHIEGASDPLADQYPWYVLIEMTAGMEDARLAETMEAALAEGLDQGLVSDAALARSETQRADFWRLREALSDVQRAEGGSIKHDVSVPVSKMADFIARASEAVSARLPGVRVVAFGHIGDGNVHFNLSQPVGMDRAAFLALWGEMNAIVHGIVREMGGSISAEHGVGRLKRDEIAATKSPVEMAAMRALKQALDPKGILNPGKVL; this is encoded by the coding sequence ATGAAGCCCACACCCGAAATATTGCAGCGCTTGAAGGATGCCGTGGGGCCGAAAGGTTTCGTCGATGGCGAAAGCGACATGGCGCCTTATCTGGCCGAGCGGCGGGAGCTTTATCGGGGGCGGGCGGCGGCGGTGGTTCGGCCGGCGAGCGTGGGGGAAGTTTCGGCGGTGATGCGGATTGCGCATGAGGCGGGGGTTCATGTCGTGCCGCAGGGCGGGAATACGGGGCTGGTCGGCGGGCAGGTGCCGGATGAGAGCGGCGAGGAGATCGTGCTGTCGCTTTCGCGGATGAATGCGGTGCGCGGGATCGACGTTGAGAACAACACGCTGACCGTCGATGCGGGCGTGACGCTGGCCGCCGCGCAGGAAGCGGCGCGGGAAGCGGACAGGCTTTTTCCACTCAGCCTTGCGTCGGAAGGCTCGTGCCAGATCGGCGGCAATCTTTCGACCAATGCGGGCGGCACGCAGGTGCTGCGCTACGGGAATGCGCGCGACCTGGTGCTGGGGCTCGAAGTGGTGATGGCGAATGGCGATGTGTGGGACGGGCTCACCGGGCTTCGCAAGGACAATACGGGCTATGACCTGAAACAGATTTTCCTCGGCTCGGAGGGGACGCTCGGGATCATCACGGGGGCAGTGCTGAAACTTTTTCCGCGGCCGCTTTCGGTCGAGACGGCTTTTGCCGCCGTGCCGGGCGTGGAGGCGGCGGTGAAACTGCTGCGGGTGGCGGACGGGCTTTCGGGCGGGCAGGTTTCGACTTTCGAACTAGTGCCGAGGATCGGCGTCGAATTCGTGACGCGGCATATCGAGGGGGCGAGCGATCCGCTTGCGGATCAATATCCCTGGTATGTGCTGATCGAGATGACGGCGGGGATGGAAGATGCGCGGCTGGCCGAGACGATGGAGGCGGCGCTTGCCGAAGGGCTCGACCAGGGGCTGGTGAGCGATGCGGCACTGGCGCGCTCGGAGACGCAGCGGGCGGATTTCTGGCGGCTGCGCGAAGCCCTGTCCGATGTGCAGCGCGCGGAGGGCGGAAGCATCAAGCACGATGTTTCCGTGCCGGTGTCGAAGATGGCGGATTTCATTGCGCGAGCGAGCGAGGCGGTGAGTGCGCGGCTGCCCGGTGTGAGGGTGGTGGCGTTCGGACATATCGGCGACGGGAATGTGCATTTCAATTTGAGCCAGCCGGTTGGGATGGACCGGGCGGCGTTTCTGGCGCTATGGGGCGAGATGAATGCGATCGTGCATGGCATCGTGCGCGAGATGGGCGGCTCGATCAGCGCGGAGCATGGCGTCGGGCGGCTGAAGCGCGACGAGATCGCGGCGACGAAATCGCCGGTGGAGATGGCGGCGATGCGGGCGCTGAAGCAGGCGCTGGACCCGAAGGGGATTCTCAATCCGGGGAAGGTTTTGTAG
- a CDS encoding GIY-YIG nuclease family protein, protein MSYFVYILASRKHGTLYVGVTNDIARRIDEHRTGVASGFTKKYRIHQLVYAETHDDVNEAIGREKAIKEWKREWKVQLIEKANPEWDDLTASLNR, encoded by the coding sequence ATGAGCTACTTCGTCTACATCCTTGCAAGCCGCAAACACGGAACGCTTTATGTCGGCGTGACCAATGATATTGCACGGCGGATCGATGAGCATCGAACCGGTGTCGCTTCCGGGTTCACGAAGAAATATCGCATTCATCAGCTCGTCTATGCAGAGACACATGACGATGTGAACGAAGCTATCGGACGGGAAAAGGCGATCAAGGAATGGAAACGGGAGTGGAAGGTGCAGTTGATCGAGAAGGCAAATCCCGAATGGGACGATCTCACCGCATCATTGAATCGATAA
- a CDS encoding serine hydrolase gives MKVWKPMPLTADHLQQRLDALVRDCGVPGASLAVWADGEGFEAAAGVCNLETRVPVTSDTLFQIGSITKLYTAALVMQLVEEGKLDLEAPVRKVLPEFRVKDEAVAARVTLRQLLSHTSGITGDYFKDAGRGEDRVARFVSMMAGLEQVHQPGEMFSYCNTGFVAAGRMIEVANGTTWDKAIRTRIAKILDTPAFSTLPEQAMRYQTAIGHLGAPGALMVTPIAYLAASNGPAGATPMAKARDIVTFARMMMNEGVAPNGKQVLTAESVHAMHLRNIICPKGMNIDAIGLASFMWDWNGNGHYEVFGHDGSTIGQAAWLRYHPESETAFCLLTNGGNGKAMADALIREVFAAEAGIAPPEPAKPDPALVLDAARYAGRYANSMEEIEVTPEGGKLVAMVTPSPDYAVMSGGPKRVVLEAVNTELFLGVAPGMTLPQSWHFLGRDGGDRALYLHLGVRAHKRV, from the coding sequence ATGAAAGTATGGAAACCCATGCCGCTCACCGCCGATCATCTTCAGCAACGACTTGACGCACTTGTCCGCGATTGCGGGGTGCCGGGGGCTTCGTTGGCGGTTTGGGCGGATGGAGAGGGCTTTGAGGCGGCGGCGGGGGTTTGCAATCTGGAGACGCGGGTGCCGGTGACGTCCGACACGCTGTTTCAGATCGGCTCCATCACCAAACTCTATACGGCGGCACTGGTTATGCAGCTCGTGGAGGAAGGGAAGCTCGATCTCGAGGCGCCGGTGCGCAAGGTGTTGCCCGAATTCAGGGTGAAGGATGAGGCGGTGGCGGCGCGGGTGACGCTGCGCCAGTTGCTGTCGCATACGAGCGGCATCACCGGGGATTACTTCAAGGATGCGGGGCGCGGCGAGGACCGGGTGGCGCGGTTCGTTTCGATGATGGCGGGGCTCGAGCAGGTGCACCAGCCTGGCGAGATGTTTTCCTATTGCAATACGGGGTTCGTGGCCGCCGGGCGGATGATCGAGGTGGCGAACGGCACGACATGGGACAAGGCGATCCGTACACGGATTGCAAAGATTCTGGACACGCCTGCCTTCTCGACGCTGCCGGAACAGGCGATGCGCTACCAGACGGCGATCGGACATCTCGGAGCGCCCGGCGCGCTGATGGTGACGCCGATTGCCTATCTCGCGGCATCGAACGGGCCGGCGGGAGCGACGCCGATGGCAAAGGCGCGCGACATCGTGACCTTTGCGCGGATGATGATGAACGAAGGCGTGGCGCCGAACGGGAAGCAGGTGCTCACCGCCGAGAGCGTTCATGCGATGCATCTCAGGAACATCATCTGCCCCAAGGGCATGAATATCGACGCGATCGGCCTCGCCAGTTTCATGTGGGACTGGAATGGCAACGGGCATTACGAGGTTTTCGGCCATGACGGCTCGACCATCGGCCAGGCGGCTTGGCTGCGCTATCACCCGGAAAGCGAGACGGCGTTTTGCCTGTTGACCAATGGCGGCAATGGCAAGGCGATGGCGGATGCGCTGATCCGCGAGGTGTTCGCGGCGGAAGCGGGCATTGCGCCGCCCGAACCGGCGAAACCCGATCCGGCGCTTGTGCTCGACGCGGCGCGCTATGCCGGGCGCTATGCGAATTCGATGGAGGAAATCGAGGTGACGCCGGAGGGCGGCAAGCTCGTCGCCATGGTGACGCCCTCGCCCGATTATGCGGTGATGTCGGGCGGGCCGAAGCGCGTGGTGCTGGAGGCGGTGAATACGGAATTGTTTCTCGGCGTGGCGCCAGGGATGACGCTGCCGCAGAGTTGGCATTTTCTCGGGAGAGACGGCGGCGACCGCGCGCTCTACCTGCATCTCGGGGTGAGGGCACATAAGAGGGTGTGA
- a CDS encoding VOC family protein — protein MTEVTSVDHIIIAVRDLGEAEKNYTAIFGREPSWKGVHPGVGTGNVLYRLANTYVELYAPVAEGANADALKKRLDEVGEGLYGIVLGVEDAAAATEAFNARGLKSGAPVDGSGRDEITGAVRKWRTIAMPAEEVRGLFMLGIQHLSPEDALPPAPLSAGVSEAEAVPGCDHVVIMTPDAEACKTLFGEKLGIRLALDQTKPEWGVRQLFFRAGGLTIEVVEALDKSKAPKTERFWGLAWKAENVGAAAARLAKAGLDISEVRVGRKEGTEVCTIRKATNGVPTLLVGNA, from the coding sequence ATGACCGAAGTAACGAGCGTCGACCACATCATCATCGCGGTCCGCGATCTTGGCGAGGCCGAGAAAAACTACACCGCCATCTTCGGCCGCGAGCCCTCCTGGAAGGGCGTCCATCCCGGCGTCGGCACCGGTAACGTCTTGTACCGCCTCGCAAATACCTATGTGGAGCTCTACGCCCCCGTCGCCGAAGGCGCCAATGCCGACGCCCTGAAAAAGCGTCTGGATGAGGTCGGCGAGGGCCTTTACGGCATCGTTCTCGGCGTCGAGGACGCCGCCGCCGCCACCGAAGCCTTCAACGCGCGCGGCCTCAAATCCGGCGCCCCCGTAGATGGCTCCGGCCGCGACGAGATCACAGGCGCTGTCCGCAAATGGCGCACCATCGCCATGCCGGCGGAAGAAGTGCGTGGCCTGTTCATGCTGGGAATTCAACACCTTAGCCCTGAAGATGCGCTCCCGCCCGCGCCGCTTTCCGCTGGCGTTTCCGAAGCCGAGGCCGTCCCCGGCTGCGACCATGTCGTCATCATGACCCCCGACGCGGAAGCCTGCAAAACCCTCTTCGGCGAAAAACTCGGCATCCGTCTCGCCCTCGATCAGACGAAACCCGAATGGGGTGTCCGCCAGCTTTTCTTCCGTGCAGGCGGCCTCACCATCGAAGTGGTGGAGGCTCTCGACAAGTCGAAAGCGCCGAAAACCGAACGATTCTGGGGACTTGCCTGGAAGGCGGAGAATGTCGGCGCCGCCGCCGCCCGCCTCGCAAAGGCCGGGCTGGACATCTCGGAAGTCCGTGTCGGCCGCAAGGAAGGCACCGAAGTCTGCACGATCCGCAAAGCCACCAACGGCGTGCCCACGCTTCTCGTGGGCAACGCCTAA
- a CDS encoding L-threonylcarbamoyladenylate synthase — MAECVAASEAAIARAGELIREGKLVAFPTETVYGLGADASDEKAVARIFEAKGRPRFNPLIVHVADAQVAEKYVVFSAEAEALARHFWPGGLTLVLPRRADAKLSLLVSAGLDTVAIRVPAHETAQALLEAAKRPIAAPSANASGKVSPTQAGHVMESLGHSDLLAMVLDGGACRLGLESSVIGFPQGIPTLLRPGAVAREEIEAVLGGRLADADAAAGEAGRASPGQLESHYAPGAPLRLDAAEAGPDEVLLGFGPEAKSSMNLSASGDLTEAAANLFAMLRALDATAGGKRIAVSPIPMEGLGEAINDRLKRAAAPRG, encoded by the coding sequence ATGGCGGAATGCGTGGCGGCGAGCGAGGCGGCGATTGCGCGAGCGGGTGAGCTGATCCGCGAGGGGAAGCTTGTCGCGTTTCCGACGGAGACCGTCTACGGACTTGGCGCGGATGCGAGCGACGAGAAGGCAGTGGCGCGCATTTTCGAGGCCAAGGGAAGGCCACGTTTCAACCCGCTGATCGTTCACGTGGCTGACGCGCAAGTGGCTGAAAAATATGTGGTTTTCAGCGCCGAGGCGGAAGCTCTGGCGCGGCATTTCTGGCCCGGCGGGCTGACGCTGGTGCTGCCGCGGCGGGCGGATGCAAAGCTGTCGCTGCTGGTGAGCGCGGGGCTCGACACGGTGGCGATCCGCGTGCCGGCGCATGAGACGGCGCAGGCGCTGCTGGAGGCCGCAAAACGGCCGATTGCCGCGCCTTCGGCCAATGCATCCGGCAAGGTGAGCCCGACGCAAGCGGGCCATGTGATGGAGTCGCTGGGGCACTCCGACCTGCTGGCGATGGTGCTGGATGGGGGGGCCTGCCGGCTGGGGCTTGAATCCAGCGTAATCGGATTTCCTCAAGGAATTCCGACACTTCTGCGACCCGGCGCGGTGGCGCGGGAGGAGATCGAGGCGGTGCTGGGAGGGCGGCTGGCCGATGCGGATGCAGCGGCCGGAGAGGCCGGACGCGCATCGCCGGGGCAGCTTGAAAGCCATTATGCGCCGGGGGCGCCGTTGCGGCTCGATGCGGCGGAAGCGGGGCCGGACGAGGTGCTGCTCGGCTTCGGGCCCGAGGCGAAAAGCTCAATGAATCTATCGGCTTCCGGGGACCTGACGGAGGCGGCGGCCAACCTTTTCGCGATGCTGCGCGCGCTCGATGCGACGGCGGGCGGCAAGCGGATCGCGGTCTCGCCGATCCCCATGGAGGGGCTCGGCGAGGCGATCAATGACAGGCTGAAAAGAGCAGCGGCGCCAAGGGGTTAG
- a CDS encoding acyl-CoA dehydrogenase: MTYRPPVRDMAFTLNEVAGLSDLLGKGAYEDVSADLVEAVMEEGAKLAADVLAPLNRSGDAEGAKLKSGAVSVPSGFAEAYRRWVEGGWGSLAATTEYGGQGLPVALSVAMQEMWNAACLSFGLCPILSQGAIEALTAHGTEEQKNIYLARLISGEWTGTMNLTEPQAGSDLNALKTKAVPQGDGTYRISGTKIYITYGDHDMAENIVHLVLARLPDAPPGTKGISLFLVPKFLVNEDGSLGARNDAWCIGLEEKLGIHGSPTCVMSYGENGGAIGTLIGQENRGLACMFTMMNNARLLVGTQGVAIAEAAYQHALAYAKDRKQGRPLGSTLAPGEMAPIIEHPDIRRMLLTMKSLTDASRAICYATAVAIDGAHAGDKREEAQARADLLTPIAKSFSTDIGVEVASIGVQIHGGMGFIEETGAAQFLRDARILPIYEGTNGIQAIDLVSRKLPLGNGSVVKNFIAEMRETAQQARSSNNKLLGEIGGALDGALDALDKATDYMLANLKSAPNDCLAGASPYLRLFGTAAGGHYLAQSALRDPAAKARLALAQFYAANVLPAVHGLLAPATAGADSLFALTADDLA, encoded by the coding sequence ATGACATATCGTCCGCCCGTCCGCGACATGGCTTTCACGCTGAACGAGGTCGCCGGTCTTTCGGATCTGCTGGGCAAGGGCGCCTATGAGGATGTCTCTGCCGATCTGGTCGAAGCTGTCATGGAGGAGGGCGCCAAGCTCGCCGCCGATGTCCTCGCGCCGCTCAACCGCTCGGGCGACGCCGAGGGCGCGAAGCTGAAAAGCGGAGCGGTATCAGTGCCTTCCGGCTTTGCGGAGGCGTACCGCAGATGGGTCGAAGGCGGCTGGGGCAGCCTCGCGGCGACGACGGAATATGGCGGGCAGGGCCTCCCCGTCGCGCTCTCCGTCGCCATGCAGGAAATGTGGAACGCCGCCTGCCTCTCCTTCGGCCTCTGCCCCATCCTCAGCCAGGGCGCCATCGAAGCGCTGACGGCGCATGGCACCGAAGAACAGAAAAACATCTACCTCGCCAGGCTCATCTCGGGCGAGTGGACCGGCACGATGAACCTCACCGAGCCGCAGGCAGGCTCCGATCTCAACGCCTTGAAAACAAAGGCCGTTCCGCAGGGCGACGGCACCTACCGCATCAGCGGCACCAAGATCTACATCACTTATGGCGACCACGACATGGCCGAAAACATCGTCCATCTCGTCCTCGCGCGCCTGCCCGATGCGCCTCCCGGCACGAAGGGCATTTCGCTTTTCCTCGTCCCCAAATTCCTCGTCAACGAAGACGGCTCCCTCGGCGCCCGCAACGATGCCTGGTGCATTGGACTTGAAGAAAAACTCGGCATCCATGGCAGCCCCACCTGCGTCATGTCCTATGGCGAAAATGGCGGCGCCATCGGTACGCTGATCGGTCAGGAAAACCGCGGCCTCGCCTGCATGTTCACGATGATGAACAACGCCCGCCTCCTCGTCGGCACGCAAGGCGTCGCCATCGCCGAAGCCGCATATCAGCACGCCTTGGCCTACGCGAAAGACCGCAAGCAGGGTCGCCCGCTCGGCTCCACCCTCGCACCCGGCGAAATGGCGCCCATCATCGAGCATCCCGACATCCGCCGTATGCTCCTCACCATGAAATCGCTCACCGATGCCTCGCGTGCCATCTGCTACGCAACGGCCGTCGCCATCGACGGCGCGCATGCCGGGGATAAGCGTGAAGAAGCGCAGGCCCGCGCCGATTTGCTGACACCCATCGCCAAATCCTTCTCCACCGATATCGGCGTCGAGGTCGCTTCCATCGGCGTGCAGATTCATGGCGGCATGGGCTTCATCGAGGAAACCGGCGCCGCGCAATTCCTCCGCGACGCGCGCATCCTGCCGATCTATGAAGGCACAAACGGCATTCAGGCAATAGATCTCGTCAGCCGCAAGCTGCCGCTCGGAAATGGCAGCGTGGTCAAAAATTTCATCGCCGAAATGCGCGAAACGGCGCAGCAGGCGCGTTCCTCCAACAACAAGCTCCTCGGCGAAATCGGCGGCGCGCTCGATGGTGCGCTTGACGCGCTCGACAAGGCGACGGACTACATGCTCGCCAATCTGAAATCCGCGCCGAACGATTGCCTCGCCGGTGCTTCGCCCTATCTCCGCCTCTTCGGAACGGCGGCCGGCGGCCATTATCTGGCGCAGAGCGCGCTGCGCGATCCCGCGGCAAAGGCGCGCCTCGCCCTCGCGCAATTCTACGCGGCCAACGTGCTTCCCGCCGTTCACGGCCTGCTCGCTCCGGCTACGGCGGGCGCGGATAGTCTCTTCGCGCTGACAGCGGATGATCTGGCCTGA
- a CDS encoding sodium/glutamate symporter codes for MVTSFATISSALAIIWVMLIVSKYLRWRLAVLARLFIPGSVVAGFILMFAGPEVAGAMSGVELVPEDVLDVWRQLPALLINVVFAGLFLGKIIPGPRQIWHRAGPVIAYGQAIAWGQYVVGIGLVIAVLAPFYATPPVAGALIEISFEGGHGTAAGLGPTFDAVGFSAGTDLALGLATIGLVGSVLIGLVLINWAARRGLVDPEGIRSPTPELHPDPPADTTEQLAARPATTDAAQPIDPMSLHLGLFAVAIAIGWGLHQLLILLEEHTWGRDGTRILAYLPLFPLAMLGGVAVQVVVSRYIGMGLVDRGLVNRISGAALDILIVAALATLSLTAINDNLGPFVWLAVGGIAWNIFALLVLAPRMLGPDWFAQGIPHFGQAMGMTVSGLMLFRIADPENRSGGLENFGYKQLFFAPIVGGGLFTAAVMPLILAFGPWPLLICTSLLLAVWIYVGERLARKVP; via the coding sequence ATGGTTACCAGTTTCGCGACGATATCCTCCGCGCTCGCCATCATCTGGGTGATGCTCATCGTCTCGAAGTATCTGCGCTGGCGTCTTGCCGTTCTGGCGCGCCTTTTTATCCCCGGTTCGGTCGTTGCGGGCTTCATCCTGATGTTCGCGGGACCGGAAGTGGCGGGCGCCATGTCCGGCGTCGAACTCGTCCCCGAAGATGTGCTGGATGTCTGGCGGCAGCTGCCCGCGCTGTTGATCAATGTCGTCTTCGCCGGCCTTTTTCTTGGCAAGATCATTCCCGGGCCTCGCCAGATCTGGCACCGCGCGGGCCCCGTCATTGCTTATGGCCAGGCCATCGCTTGGGGCCAGTATGTCGTTGGAATCGGCCTTGTCATCGCCGTTCTCGCGCCGTTCTATGCCACGCCGCCGGTCGCTGGCGCCCTGATCGAGATTTCGTTTGAAGGCGGTCACGGCACGGCCGCTGGCCTCGGCCCGACCTTCGATGCGGTGGGCTTTTCCGCGGGCACAGATCTCGCTCTTGGCCTCGCAACCATCGGCCTTGTCGGCTCCGTGCTGATCGGCCTTGTACTGATCAACTGGGCGGCCCGGCGCGGTCTTGTCGATCCAGAAGGCATCCGCTCGCCGACGCCAGAACTTCATCCGGATCCACCCGCCGATACGACGGAGCAGCTTGCAGCCCGCCCCGCGACGACGGATGCCGCGCAGCCCATCGATCCGATGTCGCTGCATCTCGGTCTCTTCGCCGTCGCTATTGCTATCGGTTGGGGCCTGCATCAACTGTTGATCCTTCTTGAGGAACACACCTGGGGCCGCGACGGCACGCGGATCCTTGCCTATCTGCCGCTTTTCCCGCTCGCCATGCTCGGCGGTGTCGCCGTGCAGGTCGTGGTCAGCCGCTATATTGGCATGGGCCTTGTGGACCGGGGATTAGTGAACCGGATTTCCGGTGCCGCCCTCGACATTCTGATTGTCGCGGCGCTGGCGACGCTCTCATTGACCGCGATCAACGATAATCTCGGCCCCTTCGTCTGGCTCGCCGTCGGCGGCATCGCCTGGAATATTTTTGCGTTGCTGGTGCTGGCACCCCGCATGCTTGGGCCCGACTGGTTCGCGCAAGGCATCCCGCATTTCGGACAGGCGATGGGGATGACGGTGAGCGGCCTGATGCTCTTCCGTATCGCCGATCCTGAAAACCGCTCCGGAGGGCTGGAGAATTTCGGCTACAAGCAGCTTTTCTTCGCCCCCATTGTCGGCGGCGGCCTGTTCACGGCGGCCGTCATGCCGCTTATCCTCGCCTTCGGCCCCTGGCCCCTGCTGATTTGCACGAGCCTGCTTCTGGCAGTCTGGATTTATGTCGGCGAGCGATTGGCGCGGAAGGTTCCGTAG
- a CDS encoding MBL fold metallo-hydrolase: MSDISQATIESTDLRYPLDKRVPEPAEMLEVAKGIWWVRMPLPFQLDHINLWLLEDGEGWTVVDTGVASDEVKALWREVFKTGLRGKPITGLVVTHLHPDHVGLAGWFTRKWGIELRMSRTDFLMCKTLVLDTGRDAPQEALDFYRAAGFSERGVESYRKRFGGFGERVSRMPDIFRRLREGDELKIGGRTWRAVVGSGHAPEHICLYCEEAKILISGDQVLPRISSNVSVHPTEAYENPLEDWIDSCKRLRATLPEDLLVLPAHNEPFYGLHTRLTQLIDGHEDGLAKLHALLETPKRAIDVFPALFKRKIGPEVFFMATGESLAHLNCLIGRGLATLSRDEKGVDWYRQA; encoded by the coding sequence ATGTCCGATATTTCGCAAGCGACCATAGAAAGCACCGATCTCCGCTATCCCCTCGACAAGAGGGTGCCGGAACCGGCGGAAATGCTGGAGGTCGCCAAGGGCATCTGGTGGGTGCGCATGCCGCTTCCCTTCCAGCTCGATCACATCAACCTCTGGCTGCTCGAAGACGGCGAGGGCTGGACGGTGGTGGATACAGGCGTCGCCTCCGACGAAGTGAAGGCGCTCTGGCGCGAGGTTTTCAAGACCGGCCTTCGCGGCAAGCCCATCACAGGCCTCGTCGTCACCCATCTCCACCCGGATCACGTCGGCCTTGCCGGCTGGTTCACGCGCAAATGGGGCATCGAGCTGCGCATGTCGCGCACCGATTTCCTGATGTGCAAGACGCTGGTGCTCGATACGGGCCGCGACGCGCCGCAGGAAGCGCTTGATTTCTATCGCGCCGCCGGCTTCAGCGAGCGCGGTGTCGAGAGCTATCGCAAGCGTTTCGGCGGCTTCGGCGAACGCGTATCGCGCATGCCCGATATTTTCCGTCGTCTGCGCGAGGGCGATGAATTGAAGATCGGCGGCCGGACATGGCGCGCCGTCGTCGGCTCCGGCCACGCGCCCGAGCACATCTGCCTCTATTGCGAGGAAGCGAAAATCCTCATCTCCGGCGATCAGGTGCTGCCGAGGATATCCTCGAATGTCAGCGTCCATCCGACGGAAGCTTACGAAAATCCGCTGGAAGACTGGATCGACAGCTGCAAGCGCCTGCGCGCCACGCTGCCAGAAGACCTGCTTGTCCTCCCCGCGCATAACGAGCCCTTCTACGGTCTCCACACCCGCCTGACGCAGCTCATCGACGGCCATGAGGACGGATTGGCGAAACTCCACGCGCTTCTCGAAACGCCGAAACGTGCCATTGACGTTTTCCCCGCCCTCTTCAAGCGCAAGATCGGCCCCGAAGTCTTCTTCATGGCGACGGGCGAAAGCCTCGCGCACCTGAATTGCCTGATCGGCCGCGGTCTTGCGACCCTCAGCCGCGACGAAAAAGGCGTCGACTGGTACCGCCAGGCTTAA